A stretch of the Capricornis sumatraensis isolate serow.1 chromosome 19, serow.2, whole genome shotgun sequence genome encodes the following:
- the AP3B2 gene encoding AP-3 complex subunit beta-2 isoform X4: MSAAPAYNEDKGGSAGPGEPEYGHDPASGGIFSSDYKRHDDLKAMLDTNKDSLKLEAMKRIVAMIARGKNASDLFPAVVKNVACKNIEVKKLVYVYLVRYAEEQQDLALLSISTFQRGLKVPVLMAASTVNHFSP; this comes from the exons ATGTCGGCCGCCCCGGCCTACAACGAAGACAAAGGCGGCTCTGCCGGCCCCGGGGAGCCCGAGTATGGCCACGACCCGGCGAGCGGCGGCATTTTCTCCTCCGACTACAAGCG GCACGATGACCTGAAGGCGATGCTGGACACCAACAAGGATTCGCTCAAGCTGGAGGCCATGAAGAGAATTGTGGCG ATGATTGCCCGGGGAAAGAACGCCTCAGACCTGTTCCCCGCCGTGGTGAAGAACGTGGCCTGTAAGAACATAGAG GTGAAGAAGCTTGTCTACGTGTACCTGGTGCGCTACGCTGAGGAGCAGCAAGACCTAGCCCTGCTGTCTATCTCCACCTTCCAGCGTGGCCTGAAG GTGCCTGTGCTAATGGCTGCCTCAACTGTGAATCACTTTAGCCCCTGA